From Nitrospinaceae bacterium, the proteins below share one genomic window:
- a CDS encoding TetR/AcrR family transcriptional regulator, with amino-acid sequence MRDGTKTKEKIERIALRLFVEKGIAEATIRDISSAAGIAEGTMYRHYASKEELARSLFSKNFASFSREFDRFQKELSGTRKKIEAMVRHFCAFFDKDPILFSYLFLHARHTQASFVEPKDPHALNILVKVIADGMAGGEIPERNPHLVASMVAGVVLQVATARVYGEINESLVELSDVLVVTAWKVVKG; translated from the coding sequence ATGCGAGACGGAACAAAAACCAAAGAGAAAATCGAAAGGATCGCCCTTCGCCTCTTTGTTGAGAAGGGAATTGCTGAGGCCACCATCCGCGACATTTCCTCGGCCGCCGGCATCGCTGAAGGGACTATGTACCGTCACTACGCCAGCAAAGAAGAACTGGCAAGAAGTCTTTTTTCGAAAAATTTTGCGAGTTTTTCCCGGGAGTTCGACCGCTTCCAGAAGGAGCTGAGTGGAACCAGAAAAAAAATTGAAGCGATGGTCCGGCACTTTTGTGCCTTTTTTGACAAGGACCCGATTCTCTTCAGCTATCTTTTTCTTCACGCTCGTCATACTCAGGCTTCGTTCGTGGAGCCCAAGGACCCTCATGCGTTGAATATCCTTGTGAAGGTCATTGCGGATGGGATGGCAGGAGGGGAAATTCCCGAGCGGAATCCACATCTGGTGGCTTCGATGGTGGCGGGCGTTGTTCTCCAGGTGGCGACCGCCAGAGTGTACGGGGAGATTAATGAGAGTTTAGTGGAGTTGTCTGATGTATTAGTCGTGACCGCTTGGAAGGTGGTGAAGGGCTAG
- a CDS encoding alpha/beta hydrolase, which translates to MEFIELAGRASGGGRIAYEKFSGNGPGVVFLGGFHSDMSGTKASALAAYCFAAGRRFIRFDYTGHGISSGAFEEGTIGEWAEDAVAVLDEVAEGPQVLVGSSMGGWIMCLAALARPERVCGLVGVAAAPDFTEDLIWEALPEGARREIAEKGSLTRPSEYDEAGYPITMKLIEEGRRHLLLRAPIDIKCPVRLIHGVEDESVPWEVSRKLMGMLESEDVSLNLIKGGDHRLSEPADIERLIGTVEMLCVELKEG; encoded by the coding sequence ATGGAATTTATCGAGTTGGCCGGTCGAGCAAGCGGCGGCGGTCGCATCGCCTATGAAAAATTCAGTGGAAATGGGCCGGGTGTTGTTTTCCTGGGGGGATTTCACTCGGACATGAGCGGGACCAAGGCCTCGGCGCTGGCAGCGTACTGCTTCGCAGCGGGACGGCGCTTCATTCGCTTTGACTACACTGGGCATGGAATCTCATCGGGCGCCTTTGAGGAGGGAACAATCGGTGAGTGGGCCGAGGATGCCGTGGCTGTGCTCGACGAAGTGGCCGAGGGGCCCCAGGTACTTGTGGGCTCAAGCATGGGAGGCTGGATCATGTGCCTTGCCGCTCTGGCGCGCCCCGAGCGGGTGTGCGGTCTGGTTGGCGTGGCAGCCGCGCCTGATTTCACAGAAGATCTCATTTGGGAGGCGCTGCCCGAGGGTGCGCGGCGCGAGATTGCAGAGAAAGGAAGCTTGACCCGCCCCTCTGAGTACGACGAGGCGGGCTATCCCATCACGATGAAACTTATCGAGGAGGGAAGACGCCACCTTCTCCTGCGTGCGCCTATCGACATTAAATGCCCGGTTCGGCTCATTCATGGCGTTGAAGATGAATCCGTTCCATGGGAAGTGTCTCGAAAACTCATGGGCATGCTTGAGAGTGAGGACGTGTCGCTCAACCTCATCAAGGGTGGCGACCACCGTCTCTCAGAGCCCGCCGATATTGAGCGGCTTATCGGGACGGTCGAGATGCTATGTGTGGAATTAAAAGAGGGTTGA
- a CDS encoding carboxymuconolactone decarboxylase family protein → MERSELYEKGAAIRRQMVGDNPMMEERLSMIENLDPEMLRYINEFSYGTIYARPRFSVKQRQLLALMANIVLDRAEVRPHIRNALNLGWEKEDVMEVIATSVVYGGFPVAASALKLADEVFREWDAEQEEGQAD, encoded by the coding sequence GTGGAGCGGAGCGAACTTTATGAGAAGGGTGCAGCAATTCGCCGTCAGATGGTGGGCGATAATCCCATGATGGAAGAGCGGCTTTCGATGATCGAAAATCTTGACCCCGAAATGCTCCGCTACATTAACGAGTTCTCCTATGGAACGATTTACGCCAGGCCGCGTTTTAGCGTAAAGCAGCGCCAGCTTCTCGCGCTGATGGCGAACATTGTGCTGGATCGCGCCGAGGTGCGCCCCCATATTCGCAATGCGCTGAATCTTGGGTGGGAGAAGGAGGACGTTATGGAGGTCATCGCCACCTCGGTTGTCTATGGAGGCTTTCCGGTGGCGGCAAGTGCCCTCAAATTGGCCGACGAGGTGTTCCGCGAGTGGGACGCTGAGCAAGAAGAAGGCCAAGCAGATTAA
- a CDS encoding NAD(P)H-dependent oxidoreductase translates to MSRIVVISGSRREANNTDKALAIALDELKGAAEVEVVRVGEWNFPLPGDGSAPDDGERLRDLVLSSDALLFATPEYHGSISSTMKLIIDNLGFPSTLEGKSVAILGVAMGPSADNALDHLRHILTHIGASVLPTEASIGGIHKKFDENGNCTDEEVEAALRFLARGLLDHLK, encoded by the coding sequence ATGTCGAGAATTGTTGTCATAAGTGGTAGCCGCCGGGAGGCTAACAACACGGACAAGGCGCTTGCCATAGCGCTAGATGAGCTAAAAGGCGCCGCCGAGGTTGAAGTTGTACGGGTGGGCGAATGGAATTTCCCACTGCCGGGTGACGGGAGTGCGCCGGATGACGGGGAGCGACTGAGGGATTTGGTGCTGTCCTCGGACGCTCTTCTTTTCGCCACCCCTGAGTACCATGGCAGCATATCGAGCACCATGAAACTTATCATCGACAACCTGGGTTTTCCCTCTACCCTCGAAGGGAAGAGTGTCGCCATCCTCGGCGTGGCCATGGGCCCCAGTGCGGACAATGCCCTAGACCATTTGCGCCACATACTTACTCACATCGGGGCGAGTGTTTTGCCAACAGAGGCTTCGATTGGCGGAATTCACAAGAAATTTGACGAAAACGGGAATTGCACCGACGAGGAAGTTGAGGCCGCCCTTCGTTTCCTAGCGCGAGGTCTTCTCGATCATCTGAAGTAA
- a CDS encoding sugar phosphate isomerase/epimerase — MKTELSSTTLRTFSPTALAEAAEHMGYDAVEIWSELLWESGEDMAALENSIRDKNLLLSIHGPSRDINVTSLNRGIRRESREQYMKSLEDAARMGAELVNLHPGAFSGSHDKAETFIPEMTDYAGELAEAAGRLGVRVALEVMEVRTGEFMTDIPTAADIARKVNNPVFGITVDLAHLLSSRVPIELNENEPQIFHIHISGSTKERVHVPLTEGIYDLGAPQLEISNFFGGICAIESYTSGREMASAEENLTEFRRLRAEPMR; from the coding sequence ATGAAAACCGAATTGTCATCCACAACCCTCAGAACGTTTTCGCCCACAGCGCTAGCCGAGGCCGCCGAGCACATGGGGTATGACGCCGTCGAAATTTGGTCCGAGCTTTTGTGGGAGTCGGGTGAGGACATGGCAGCGCTGGAAAATTCCATTAGGGACAAGAATCTGCTTCTGTCGATCCACGGGCCAAGCCGCGACATAAATGTCACCTCGCTGAACCGGGGCATCCGCCGCGAATCGAGGGAGCAGTACATGAAGAGCCTTGAGGACGCCGCGCGCATGGGGGCCGAGCTCGTAAACCTTCACCCTGGCGCGTTTTCAGGCTCGCACGATAAGGCCGAAACTTTTATTCCCGAAATGACGGACTACGCGGGCGAGCTTGCCGAGGCGGCGGGCAGGCTGGGAGTGCGCGTCGCACTTGAGGTGATGGAAGTGCGCACCGGCGAGTTTATGACGGATATTCCTACGGCGGCAGACATCGCCCGCAAGGTGAATAATCCTGTCTTTGGTATCACGGTGGACCTGGCCCACCTACTCTCAAGCCGGGTGCCCATCGAATTAAACGAAAATGAACCGCAAATCTTTCACATCCACATCAGTGGCTCGACCAAGGAGCGGGTTCATGTTCCCCTCACCGAGGGCATATATGACCTTGGGGCTCCGCAGCTGGAAATCTCAAATTTCTTCGGCGGCATCTGCGCCATCGAGAGCTATACTTCGGGTCGCGAAATGGCGTCAGCCGAGGAAAATCTCACCGAGTTCAGACGATTGCGGGCTGAACCCATGCGCTAA
- a CDS encoding RidA family protein yields MTKQVDYVDWPGRPDVFTPYTPAVRVTGGTTVYFAGVTAAPPYHHHPHRAEEFDTLPKDMESQTRAALENLKKSLESVGATFEDVVSATVFLTDASDQAAGRVRREYFGSHRPATTTVEVNRLATDPRCKIEINAVAVID; encoded by the coding sequence ATGACCAAGCAAGTCGATTACGTTGACTGGCCGGGGCGCCCGGACGTCTTTACACCCTACACCCCGGCCGTTCGAGTGACTGGCGGCACCACCGTCTACTTTGCGGGCGTCACTGCCGCTCCGCCTTACCACCATCACCCCCATAGGGCCGAGGAATTCGACACCCTGCCCAAGGACATGGAGAGCCAGACGAGGGCGGCGCTCGAGAATTTAAAGAAAAGCCTTGAATCGGTAGGCGCTACTTTTGAGGATGTCGTCTCGGCCACGGTTTTTCTCACCGACGCCTCGGATCAGGCCGCAGGCCGCGTTCGGCGCGAGTATTTTGGAAGCCATCGCCCCGCCACAACGACCGTCGAAGTCAATCGACTCGCAACTGACCCGAGGTGCAAGATCGAGATTAATGCCGTGGCGGTTATCGATTAA
- a CDS encoding PEGA domain-containing protein, with the protein MKNDYRWLGHIARRALGLAACLMIVLGVSGCGKGKLLDLNQGSGTLTVTSEPQGAVIRFDGSNRGWTYTQKPVVVKGVSYAWHTVKASLPGYVPRIDEMDFGSSQVALRMVLSKDTFGRLTIVVEPSGAEVFVDSRFYGTASPVKKIDGLAFGEHTVWIRKKGYRAERKSIVVERQTHRAYHLKMQPE; encoded by the coding sequence ATGAAGAATGACTATCGCTGGCTTGGGCACATTGCTAGGCGCGCTCTTGGTCTGGCGGCATGTCTTATGATCGTTCTCGGAGTCTCAGGCTGCGGCAAAGGGAAATTGCTCGATCTCAATCAGGGGTCGGGGACCTTGACCGTCACATCCGAGCCCCAGGGAGCGGTGATTAGATTCGACGGCTCGAACCGAGGATGGACCTACACTCAAAAACCCGTCGTTGTTAAGGGTGTTTCATACGCCTGGCACACCGTCAAAGCCTCGCTCCCGGGATACGTCCCGAGGATCGATGAGATGGATTTCGGTAGCAGCCAAGTTGCGCTTCGCATGGTGCTATCAAAGGATACCTTTGGTCGGCTCACCATTGTTGTTGAGCCCTCGGGTGCGGAGGTATTCGTTGACAGCCGTTTCTATGGCACGGCCTCACCCGTAAAGAAAATTGATGGGCTCGCATTTGGCGAGCACACCGTCTGGATCCGCAAAAAAGGATATAGGGCCGAGCGGAAAAGCATCGTCGTAGAGCGGCAGACGCACCGTGCCTACCACCTCAAGATGCAGCCCGAATGA
- a CDS encoding dihydroxy-acid dehydratase, giving the protein MQGYRKGLTNYGDPDFSAFIRGAYARGFGLTEKDLERPIIGIAQTWSELNPCHRNLREIAEAVKRGVWQQGGVPLEFPTISLGEIYLSPTAMLYRNLLSMDTEEMIGGQPLDGVVLLGGCDKTLPAQLMGAASAGVPALSVTAGPMIGGRFEDKKLGACSDCRGMWNEFRGGAIDTETLDQVQGELFPSAGHCMVMGTASTMASITEALGMMLPGLAAIPAPNSKRLRLAEESGRRIVEMVEEGLTPDKIMTREAFENAIRVLMAVGGSTNAVVHLPAIAGRLGIELPLSLFDELSRTTPHITGVRPSGGNFLMEDLAAAGGIAAVMKELEPLLNGGAMTITGKTVTENLAGVKGAQPWQEVIHPRENPIAPEGGLVILSGSLAPEGAVLKVSAASPDKLTHTGRAVVFSSQEDMINRIDDPDLGATADSVFVLQNTGPVGGPGFPEAGFLPIPKKLLEQGVRDIVRISDARMSGTAGGTTILHVTPEAAVGGPLALVRDGDEICLDVPNRRLDLLVAEDELARRRSEWHPPPHAWTRGYKKLFLDHVLQAPEGCDFDFLKKT; this is encoded by the coding sequence ATGCAGGGCTACCGAAAAGGCCTCACCAATTATGGCGATCCAGACTTTAGCGCCTTTATCCGAGGGGCCTACGCCAGGGGCTTCGGGCTGACCGAAAAAGACCTGGAGCGCCCCATCATCGGAATCGCGCAAACCTGGAGTGAGCTAAACCCGTGTCACCGCAACCTGCGCGAGATAGCCGAGGCAGTAAAACGCGGCGTCTGGCAGCAGGGCGGGGTGCCTCTCGAATTTCCCACCATCTCACTCGGCGAGATTTACCTCTCGCCCACCGCCATGCTCTACCGCAATCTTCTCTCGATGGATACCGAGGAGATGATCGGCGGCCAACCGCTTGATGGTGTGGTGCTGCTCGGTGGTTGCGACAAGACGCTACCCGCCCAACTCATGGGAGCGGCGAGCGCCGGAGTCCCAGCCCTTTCTGTCACCGCGGGCCCGATGATCGGGGGCCGTTTCGAGGACAAAAAGCTCGGCGCCTGCTCTGACTGCCGGGGCATGTGGAACGAATTCCGGGGTGGCGCGATAGATACCGAGACGCTCGATCAGGTTCAGGGCGAGCTTTTCCCCTCGGCTGGCCACTGCATGGTGATGGGAACGGCGAGCACGATGGCCTCCATCACCGAGGCACTGGGGATGATGCTCCCCGGCCTTGCAGCCATTCCTGCTCCGAATTCAAAGCGCCTCAGGCTCGCCGAGGAAAGCGGGCGACGCATCGTCGAGATGGTCGAAGAAGGACTTACCCCCGATAAAATTATGACCCGCGAGGCGTTCGAGAACGCCATCCGTGTCCTCATGGCAGTGGGCGGCTCGACAAACGCAGTGGTCCACCTGCCCGCTATTGCGGGCAGGCTTGGAATCGAGTTGCCCCTTTCGCTATTCGATGAGCTATCGCGCACGACCCCGCACATCACCGGTGTGCGACCCTCGGGCGGAAACTTTTTGATGGAAGACCTCGCGGCGGCGGGTGGGATTGCCGCCGTGATGAAAGAGCTTGAGCCCCTGCTCAACGGTGGCGCAATGACCATCACGGGAAAAACCGTGACAGAGAACCTTGCGGGCGTAAAAGGCGCGCAGCCTTGGCAGGAGGTCATTCATCCCAGAGAGAACCCCATCGCCCCCGAGGGCGGACTCGTCATCCTCTCTGGCAGCCTCGCCCCAGAGGGCGCGGTCCTCAAGGTGTCGGCCGCCTCGCCCGACAAGCTCACTCACACGGGTAGGGCCGTTGTCTTCAGCTCGCAAGAGGACATGATCAACCGCATCGACGATCCGGATCTCGGCGCAACGGCGGACAGCGTTTTTGTGCTCCAGAACACAGGCCCCGTTGGTGGGCCGGGATTTCCCGAGGCAGGCTTCTTGCCAATCCCCAAAAAATTACTTGAGCAGGGAGTGCGCGACATTGTGCGCATCTCGGACGCCCGCATGAGCGGAACGGCAGGCGGCACCACCATCCTTCACGTAACCCCAGAGGCGGCTGTCGGAGGGCCGCTCGCCCTCGTGCGCGACGGCGATGAAATTTGCCTCGACGTGCCTAATCGGCGGCTCGACCTCCTCGTAGCAGAGGATGAACTTGCTCGCCGCCGCTCTGAATGGCACCCGCCCCCACATGCCTGGACGCGAGGCTACAAGAAATTATTTCTCGACCATGTACTTCAAGCGCCCGAGGGGTGCGATTTCGATTTTCTAAAAAAAACATAA
- a CDS encoding SOS response-associated peptidase, producing MCGRFTLAVPKAMLESLFGLDIEGEFPLRFNIAPSQPVAAIHAPKSEARELALFQWGLIPSWSKDPAIGARMINARSETAAEKPSFRAAMKRRRCLIPASGFYEWAKVGSAKQPFYFQMRDERPFAMAGLWELWCGEDGSELETCTILTTTPNEVVGKVHQRMPVIIAPNDFDAWMDPANEKPKTVAPLLRPYPAEEMKTHPVDRRVNSPAADDTSCIAPISDEPPPDTEAAQPDLFSPPA from the coding sequence ATGTGTGGGCGCTTCACGCTGGCAGTCCCGAAGGCGATGCTCGAGAGCTTGTTCGGTCTCGATATCGAGGGGGAATTTCCCCTGAGATTCAATATCGCACCTAGCCAGCCCGTTGCCGCAATCCACGCGCCTAAAAGCGAGGCGCGAGAGCTCGCCCTTTTTCAATGGGGCCTAATTCCCTCCTGGTCGAAAGACCCCGCCATTGGCGCGCGCATGATCAACGCCCGCTCGGAAACAGCGGCAGAAAAACCCTCGTTTCGCGCCGCAATGAAGCGCAGGCGATGCCTGATTCCGGCAAGCGGTTTCTATGAGTGGGCAAAAGTGGGCTCGGCCAAGCAGCCATTTTATTTCCAAATGAGGGACGAGCGCCCCTTCGCCATGGCCGGTCTATGGGAGCTTTGGTGCGGCGAGGATGGCTCGGAACTTGAGACATGCACCATCCTCACCACAACGCCCAACGAGGTCGTGGGGAAAGTTCACCAGCGCATGCCCGTTATCATCGCACCTAATGATTTTGACGCATGGATGGATCCGGCCAATGAAAAGCCCAAGACTGTGGCGCCCCTCCTTCGTCCCTATCCGGCCGAGGAGATGAAGACCCATCCGGTTGATCGCCGAGTCAACAGCCCTGCGGCGGACGACACTTCATGTATTGCACCCATCTCAGATGAGCCCCCTCCCGATACCGAGGCGGCACAGCCCGATCTTTTCTCCCCCCCCGCCTGA
- a CDS encoding CocE/NonD family hydrolase encodes MALAPKYVNPESIRTAYPSAWPQYPYNTAPKTPEQSEVRYSIYSELSKRLTVRDGVELAYDVFRPFAPGEKFPALLSWSPYTRQLQQTPSPLGQNEAGLTEFWVPRGYGQVIADVRGSNDSTGAWDHWGPKEQKDLAEMIEYIAGLPWCNGKVGMVGCSYFGMSQLLGAEQQPEGLTAIFPYDAMTDLYRDAYYHGGIYSAWGRFWFSSLMFLNHTGGRVADLSGFNYHFNRILSGQDPLDSEYFQERSSARNLHKVEIPTYFGCDWKFFGLHLRGAFMGWEGIPESTPKKMLIGPESKPRRPFALYHGEALRWYDHYLKGMDSGVWDGSPINIYIEGEDTWRGENEWPLARTEWQKLYFSGNDELTENPGSSGEARYTMDPGTQATRLGEPKLVFRTEAFSSPVEYTGPMAMYLTATSDVDNTDWFVFIKDEAPDGSMRLLSRGMLRAQHRELDSAKSQPWRPWHPHTALAPVSPGEATEYVIEIIPTCNLFLEGHRLRVEISSCDPDTDLIYTHEPLPRVVTNTVHTGQGGSYLLAPHIPR; translated from the coding sequence ATGGCACTTGCCCCGAAGTATGTGAATCCAGAGAGCATTCGAACAGCTTACCCTTCGGCTTGGCCTCAGTATCCCTATAATACAGCGCCCAAAACGCCCGAGCAGAGCGAGGTGCGATATTCGATATATTCTGAACTCTCAAAACGCCTCACCGTAAGGGACGGTGTCGAGCTGGCCTACGATGTATTTCGCCCCTTTGCGCCGGGGGAAAAATTTCCGGCCCTCCTTTCATGGTCGCCCTATACGCGCCAGCTTCAGCAGACACCCTCTCCCCTCGGGCAGAACGAGGCGGGCCTCACCGAGTTCTGGGTGCCTCGCGGCTACGGGCAGGTCATCGCCGATGTGCGCGGCTCAAATGACTCGACCGGCGCCTGGGACCACTGGGGCCCCAAAGAGCAAAAGGATCTGGCCGAGATGATCGAGTACATCGCCGGGCTGCCCTGGTGCAACGGCAAGGTGGGGATGGTGGGCTGCTCCTATTTCGGTATGAGTCAGCTTCTTGGCGCCGAGCAGCAGCCCGAAGGGCTCACCGCTATTTTTCCCTACGATGCGATGACCGACCTCTACCGCGATGCCTACTACCACGGCGGCATCTATTCGGCCTGGGGGCGATTTTGGTTTAGCAGCCTGATGTTCCTCAACCATACGGGCGGGCGCGTAGCCGATCTGTCGGGCTTCAACTATCACTTCAACCGGATTCTAAGCGGGCAGGACCCGCTCGATAGTGAGTACTTCCAGGAGCGCTCCTCGGCCCGCAACCTCCATAAAGTAGAGATCCCCACCTACTTTGGCTGCGACTGGAAATTCTTTGGGCTCCACTTAAGGGGCGCGTTCATGGGCTGGGAGGGTATCCCCGAGTCGACGCCCAAGAAGATGCTCATTGGCCCCGAGTCGAAGCCGAGGCGTCCTTTTGCCCTTTATCACGGCGAGGCGCTGCGCTGGTACGACCATTATTTGAAAGGCATGGACTCAGGCGTTTGGGACGGCTCGCCCATTAATATTTATATCGAGGGCGAGGACACCTGGCGAGGCGAGAACGAATGGCCGCTGGCCCGGACGGAGTGGCAAAAACTCTATTTCTCGGGGAATGATGAACTCACCGAAAACCCCGGTTCCTCGGGCGAGGCGCGCTACACAATGGACCCGGGCACCCAGGCGACCCGGCTTGGTGAGCCCAAGCTCGTCTTCAGGACAGAGGCCTTCTCCTCGCCTGTCGAATACACGGGACCAATGGCCATGTATCTCACAGCCACATCGGATGTCGACAACACCGATTGGTTTGTCTTCATTAAGGACGAGGCGCCGGATGGCTCGATGCGCCTCCTCTCGCGCGGGATGCTTCGTGCCCAACACAGGGAACTTGATTCGGCAAAGAGCCAGCCCTGGCGACCCTGGCACCCGCACACGGCCCTCGCCCCCGTCTCCCCCGGCGAGGCGACCGAGTATGTCATCGAAATTATTCCGACCTGCAATCTGTTCCTGGAGGGCCACAGGCTCCGGGTCGAGATTTCATCGTGCGATCCTGACACCGATTTGATTTACACCCACGAGCCGCTGCCGCGAGTCGTCACCAATACCGTGCACACCGGGCAGGGTGGTTCCTATCTTCTGGCGCCGCATATTCCGAGGTAG
- a CDS encoding thioredoxin family protein, whose protein sequence is MSLLKNILKEDKYKDAVAYHVDFDNGREFKGAHHVRARTTLVVFKGDKEIGRSIGDLNEASVRKLLLKGL, encoded by the coding sequence TTGTCTCTTCTGAAAAACATCCTCAAAGAAGATAAATACAAGGACGCGGTTGCCTATCATGTCGATTTCGACAACGGCAGGGAATTTAAGGGTGCCCACCATGTCCGGGCGCGTACGACGTTGGTCGTCTTTAAGGGCGATAAAGAAATCGGTCGATCGATCGGCGATCTCAACGAGGCATCGGTCCGCAAGTTGCTCTTAAAGGGCCTTTAG
- a CDS encoding succinate dehydrogenase/fumarate reductase iron-sulfur subunit, with the protein MHLTLRIWRQNDSRDKGKFETYEMKDVSPDMSFLEMLDVLSDSLVEKGEESIAFDSDCREGICGMCSLTIDGVPHGPDQGGTVCQLHMRRYKDGDTITIEPWRATPFPVLKDLAVDRSSFDRIIQAGGYITANMGSAVDANAILVPKEAADTAMDAASCIGCGACAASCPNGSAMLFVAAKVSQLAHLPQGEAERTQRVLSMVGQMDDEGFGNCTNHAECEAVCPKEISVSHIAKMNREFIRAALKGAV; encoded by the coding sequence ATGCATTTAACCCTGCGTATATGGAGACAGAACGATAGCCGCGACAAGGGCAAATTTGAAACCTATGAGATGAAGGATGTCAGCCCTGACATGTCGTTTCTTGAGATGCTTGATGTGTTAAGCGACAGCCTTGTTGAGAAGGGCGAGGAGTCCATCGCCTTTGACAGCGATTGCCGCGAGGGCATTTGTGGAATGTGCTCGCTCACCATCGACGGTGTCCCGCACGGCCCTGATCAGGGCGGCACCGTCTGCCAGCTTCACATGCGGCGCTACAAGGATGGCGACACGATCACGATAGAGCCCTGGCGGGCGACGCCGTTCCCGGTTTTAAAGGATCTGGCCGTGGACCGCTCCTCCTTCGATCGAATCATTCAGGCTGGCGGCTATATCACCGCCAACATGGGGAGCGCCGTGGACGCCAACGCAATCCTGGTACCCAAGGAGGCTGCTGATACGGCGATGGACGCGGCCTCCTGCATCGGTTGCGGCGCCTGCGCGGCCTCGTGCCCAAACGGCTCGGCCATGCTTTTTGTTGCGGCAAAAGTCTCCCAGCTTGCGCATCTACCCCAGGGCGAGGCCGAGCGCACCCAGCGGGTGCTCAGCATGGTGGGCCAAATGGATGACGAGGGTTTTGGAAATTGCACCAATCATGCTGAATGTGAGGCGGTTTGCCCCAAGGAAATTAGCGTGAGCCATATTGCGAAAATGAATCGGGAGTTCATACGAGCCGCTTTAAAGGGAGCTGTTTAA